The stretch of DNA GTCTCTGCCTTCCTACTGGCCAGTTTGGATGAGGAGGCCTTGATGGGCATGCCAGCCCTCCTAGGGCCCCTGGGGGCCTCTGTCTTCCTGGCCAGGTGTTCAGGCAGCATCTTAGACCTGCCACCATTCGGAGGAGCAGCAGCCTTGGCTTTAGGTCCCTCCTTGGCCGCATGGGCAACGACTTCTTTAGGGACACGGTTTTCCTTCTTGGCTGGAGAAGCAGCACCATTCTTGCCCTTGGGGATGGTGGATTTTGAATTCCGACTCCcagcttttgttttcctgtggGTCTCACCACCTGGTTTGGGAGGAGCAGTCCTCACCTCTCCTGGCTTCCTGGGTCCCCTTTTCACCTTGTCCTTCTTTGCCTCCTTTGGCTTCTTGGGGACCTTCTTCTTGCCCTCGATGGGTCTCCTGGGGGCAGTCATGGTGGAGGTCTTCCTGGGTTGAACTTTCCTTTTATGCTTGGGAACCAATTTGAAGCTGCCGGTGGCCCTCTTGGCCTTGGAGTTGGTGGGCCTGACAAGGAGGCCGCGGTGCATGCCAGTGGAGAGAACATCAGTAGTTTCTCAGAAGCTCTGGCTATTTTTTGTCTCAAGAGAATGTGGATCCCTTTTAGAAAGTAGCCATAGGGGAAAGATGAATTGCTAGTCACTGGAACACCAGAAGCCCCTCCTGACCTCCTGCAAATGCTACACTGTTTCTCTTGTTGCCTGGTTTCACTCTATACTTCTCATTCTCCTGTCATCCCCCAAATTCACCTACTGCCCTAATCTGGGCTCTCTCCTAAGCATTCAATAACTTTAAAGGaactatatttttgaaatcaaCAATTAGGATAAGCAAAGGAGCACTTTAGGGAGCACTTTTATAATGCAAAAGAGTAAgatgtgtaatatatataatcaaattattAAGATTTCAGGACATGAAAGGTGTAGTACCTGCACTAGTGTAAACCCATGCTCATCTCTACCTACACACCTCTCCCTTCACTTTCCACTTTTACAGGCAGCACCCTGTTTTATGCATGTTTGTATCTCTACAACCTAGTACTAAATGTTGGTTCAACTAAATTATACTCTTCTGTTGTGAATGCCACGACCCTGTGTCGTACCAGTCCGCTTCACTAAGCGACTTAAGCCCCTCTCATGCTGTTTTCCTGACTACCTCAGACTACATTCCTTTCTAACCTCTTAGAGCCTTTGTCATTTGTACTATGCAATCCATCATCTTCTGTCTTGCACTATTCTTTAATTGCGTCCCTGCAGCAAGATAGTAAACTCTGTAAGGGCTACATTAAggttcatactttttttttttaaatcattcaccAATGTGCTCGCAAAAAACTGGGCACAAGCCAAGTGTTCAATAAAATGGGTCAATTGATTTCTAAAAATTGCACCTCCAAATCTCATCAGTAGTTCTGAATGATCAGTAGTTAACTTAAGATAAATGCTGAATTTATCAATAGCAATCAATTAGAATaaggtaatattttcttttattaattcaaTCTTAATAATGTCACTATTGCCCATTTGTTGATtttataagacagaaaaaaaagttttaacaattGAAAAGACATGGTGTTATCATTTTAGAATTACAATTCAAATGGGGCATGAAGGCATTTTTTTGGTCTAATTAGTATAGCCAGATATAAACGGAAATTAGCATATTTTAAGAGTCAAAATAGGCACATgcttattcatttaatatttgcaaatcaatcaaagtTATGTATGCACTGGGGTCTATGAACACTGGTTTCTCACTACACACGCACTGAAAGacagttttcatctttcttttcccttctcctttgacaaatatttgcttctctgtgaagccttcaTTGAATCCCCAAAGATAGAGTTCTATGTACACAGCTATTATGATACATAAGTTCTGTACTGTAGTTGACTGTTTATACATTCATCTCCTCTACCAGGCTGCACAATCCTTAAAAGAAAGGAcaatgtcttatatttttattctacttccTACTTCTTAAAAAGacctggcacaaaacagacatttAATAATTTTGGTTGGTTTGACAAATGACAGCATGCCATTGGAAAGGGATAATAGTGGTAACGATGAGACTAACATTTATCGAATGTTTcctatgtatcaggcactgttctcTGCTTATTGTGATTCTTCTCCTAACTACCTTATGATATTGACAcaatcattccattttattttagacaCGAGGAAACTGTATCACACAGAGTTTAGTTAATAACACacaaaccaacaaataaaagCTGTCTAAGGGCATACAACTAGTATGTGGCTTGGCTGGAATTTAaagccaggcagcctggctccaggatCCATTATATGAACCACTACACCACAACTAATGACTCCACCAGGCAAAAATTTACAATGACCATCTTCAAATAACAAAGTGTAGCTCCACAGTGACTGCAAGTAGGTGCTGAGTGGGTACACCTGCCAAGTGTAGAAATTACAAGGTGTACACTCAAATAGGAGAGGCCATTACACATAGGGATAGGGAGTAGCTAGGAAAGATGGCATTAAAAGGACAAAAGTTCATTAAGTTGTGGGCAGCAGCAGTGATATTTGAATCTGCCTCTGGGGAGCTGGAGAGCCTTGATGGAGGCCTGTTACTCCCCCATACTTGAGTCATAATTGTGTTTTCCTTTCTGGCAAAACCAATTTCGGCCACAGCCATCAACCTCCTTTACCCCTCTGCAAGCACCGAGGAAGAACAGAGAGATAAGGGTAAATTGTGCTCCCTCTGAAAGTCTTAATAAGTTCCCAGTAAATTAGCCCTCCTCTCCCTGAGAGATCTCAAGAGATTCTTAATCTactgttgaaaatatttatgatttgatTATCTTTTCTTCTACCTTATGTCTTTACCCTGCTCTTTGCATTAGCTTTCTCTCATCACTATTTTGTTACTTTAAATGCTTTGTGATTATCTCTGTCATCTTCTCTCTTGGTTCAGTATCTGTGCCTTTCCTCCTATACATCCCTTCTTTTCTTATCAGTGAGGTTGCATATTTCAGATGTTTCCCCTtccctattctttattttttggacTCCTCCACATCACCCTCTTCTCCACTACAAGCATGCTCATTCTGGATGGCAAATGCTGTCAATCAAGGCAATACTTAGTATTCTagtccccaaacacacacacacacacacacacacacacacacacacacacacagccccaagCAGCCAGAAGAGATTTCTCTTTTGCAGTCATCAAAATGTATATCCCATACAGCAGGCCTTTCCACCTATGAAGATCTAAACCCATCTTATTAtctacaaatattaatattttgttctgCAAAATTTATGTTAAGTAGCTGACTTAGGAGGTTATGGAATGAGAAGTATGTTAACAGTTGGGGACCCAATAAAATGGGAGGCAGTTGCTTAGAGGAACAGAGGGGCAAAACCATCAAAAGAAGATTTGGTTAACAGAAAGGTCAGGTCAGAAGAAGGAATGTTTAAATGAAAGCAAGTTAGTCCCCAGGCTTGTGGTGTTCTCTTAATTTCTccaggggttaaaaaaaaaaaaaagtggttttattaaagattCATCGATATTGACTTTGTTTTTCCTGACAGCACCAAGAGAAAGCTTGAGGCAGATCTGATATATTGGAGTGAGACATCCCCACCCTAGTAAATATGGCAATTTCCTGTAGCGGCCGGCATTCATCTCCATCCATCATGAGAGCAGCTCGGGCTATTCACTAGAAACAAATGTTCTAGATACAGTATGTCAAACACCGGATGATGGAAACCTCTGAGAAGCCACAGGGAGTATGCTGGAAGCAAACAGACCAGAATGTTGAAAAGACCTCTGACCATTTTCCACAGCAGAGCGTAACTTGGAACCAACCTGAAATAATGCATTTGACCTTCATAAAAGGGTAATGGATGGGCATTTAACATTAGGCCAGCCAGACTTCAGAGAATACAACTTCTAATAAGGACAGATGAtgaggcaaaaataaattttaaaataggcagacagaaaacgaaaaaaaaaaaagaaaaacaacaaaaaactgttcCCCACAGAAGGTTAAACAGATAGTCTATTGTGCGTATTTGAAGAATGATCAGCCTCTGATACaggcttcctttcctttttgaaaacTTCTGTTCATGTGGCCACAGAGGCAACCTGCCTTTTCAGACCCAGCCAGTGGTAGAAGAAACATGCAGTTTCTGGACTGGTCTTACTTCATAATATTTGGAGAACAATTCAGACTATATTTATTACTTACTATAACAATTCAGATATATTTATCCTGATTAgcttcatttgtttaaaaagaacaaaaccaaaagacagagTTCTAAATTTTCCCCCACTGTGTCAAAGAAATACTACCTGATGCCAACCAGAAAGCATTATCAAAACTTAGAAAGGTTGATCTATGGATCTGTCACCATTCTACCTATTTGTCTAGCTAGCTacctgcatatttttaaaacatgactgGGACTAATAAACTCTGAATTTTAAGAGTAACATCCTATAAACTTGATCTTCATCAGATATAACTTTTTAAACAGCATCTCatgattaatatttaatgtattagaTGCTGATATGTAATAGACACATCTTACAAATAAGGAATAACAAATATGTAATGTTAATTATGCAAGAAGCTTCTTCCCAACAAAAAAGTACTTAGCACTACTTAATTCTACATGAAATAAAACTGTAATCTGTTACAAAACTGGATCAGTTCTGAGAACtgatatattatttcatatatttactaatatgtaaatagtttatattataaacctattttttttacatcagtgTTACACAGATGAGATTCAATAAAAATCAACTAGGTACCTACTAAACTATCATAATGTCCTCAAATCAAAAAGCTTGTGGTTTTATTCACATTTACTTATGAATGTTATCCCAGGTGCTTTGACTTAATATAATACTGTACAAGGTGCATGGCATTCCAGGTATAGTTTAATATACAGATGATCAGGATGGACTACATCAGTATTTTTTCCCCAACTGTGCCCTGTGGAGCCCAGGAGTCCCAGAGGGCTCTCCAAGTCCATGTTGTGGGTGATGAGTGACTTTGTTAGTGGGCATTGTCCTGGCACTTGGCCCATTTCAAGCAGAGTGCTTTGCACTTATTATTCTGTAACTTGTTTGAAACCCAATGGCTAGGATGACTGTTGGAAAAttacccagaggaaaaaaaaatgtacatgcaGCATGTTTTCttggatttgattttctttttgaatgctcaagaagagaacagaacagaGCCTGATGGACTCAAACAGTATACACACTCAACTGTACCCAGGAAGGATCAAAGGAGATGGTCTTTCCCTTTAGCCATCATTGCCCAGGTTAAGTGTAGGCAACTTTGGAAAATGCcacttcctctatgtctctgagTTCATGCATTGCACTTCTTTATGAAtgaaatacatgttatttttaaaagatgagaggCAAATGCATGATCTTGTGTACAAAGGGACAGATGAAAGAGTTAGGGTGGAATGAGCAACTGCGGAATGTCTGCCAAGGGAAATGTCATGTACCCCCTTTGATGTATTATACAATATGCTAGTTCCCCTTGGCCTCGCCAGATAATGTCGAGTGAGTGCTATGCAAAGTCCtggcattttaaatattaatcatgCTCTTCTTGgctagaaaagataaaattatacattttggcCTAGAAATGACTAAAATCTACAGGGATTTTTACTAtccttatttattcacttgaaagaattaatttcataattagagaaaataaatgagtcataACTGGTTTTACAATGTACTTTGCTTTTCGAGTACAGCCTAGGAGCCCCAAACTCAATCGAGTTCAGGTTAAATCCTCGGCAATGTGTTGGACACCTACTATACTCCACGACAGGGTGCTTG from Canis lupus familiaris isolate Mischka breed German Shepherd chromosome 28, alternate assembly UU_Cfam_GSD_1.0, whole genome shotgun sequence encodes:
- the LOC111092934 gene encoding histone H1.8-like, with translation MTKALRETTDVLSTGMHRGLLVRPTNSKAKRATGSFKLVPKHKRKVQPRKTSTMTAPRRPIEGKKKVPKKPKEAKKDKVKRGPRKPGEVRTAPPKPGGETHRKTKAGSRNSKSTIPKGKNGAASPAKKENRVPKEVVAHAAKEGPKAKAAAPPNGGRSKMLPEHLARKTEAPRGPRRAGMPIKASSSKLASRKAETES